From one Cupriavidus oxalaticus genomic stretch:
- a CDS encoding EthD family reductase yields MAKLVALYKKPDDKAAFDSYYFSKHVPLAKKIPGLRAYEVSDGSVATPLGESPFHLVALLSFDSLEAIQQGLASPEGAATAADLANFAGAGVDLLIFDTKAV; encoded by the coding sequence ATGGCAAAGCTTGTGGCACTGTACAAAAAGCCGGACGACAAGGCAGCGTTCGATTCGTATTACTTTTCGAAGCACGTTCCGCTGGCTAAGAAAATTCCCGGCTTGCGAGCTTACGAGGTGAGCGACGGGTCGGTGGCAACCCCTTTAGGAGAGTCCCCGTTCCATCTGGTAGCGTTGCTCAGCTTCGATTCTCTGGAGGCAATCCAACAGGGGCTGGCGTCGCCGGAAGGCGCCGCAACAGCGGCCGATCTCGCCAATTTTGCCGGGGCAGGCGTGGACCTTTTGATCTTCGACACCAAAGCGGTCTAG
- a CDS encoding LysR family transcriptional regulator has product MNLKQLETVALVAEVGSLSRAARALGIAQSLVSRTIAQIETEWGDRLFDRTGRGVVLSEFGKRIFPHIELLLAQSARLNDEVRNAAGIPFGVVRIGVLPSMTRRLVPALFADLRASAPGVRLRVTEGFSGQLDEQLESGHLDIAVINRYGPGPRQAEDILATVSTYLVCPPQHALAGEPTVAFHRLDGVPLVLPPTPNGLRSILDQHARQQGIVLDVALEVESLNTMKEVALCGHAMTILPLLAVDDEVAEGRLAAVEIVDPDLLRSIALGVTQHHPLSRAARLVLSRLRALVPRVASAKPA; this is encoded by the coding sequence GTGAACCTGAAGCAACTGGAGACCGTGGCGCTGGTGGCCGAAGTCGGGTCGCTGTCGCGTGCCGCGCGTGCGCTCGGAATCGCCCAGTCCCTGGTGAGCCGCACCATTGCTCAGATTGAGACGGAGTGGGGCGACAGGTTGTTCGATCGGACCGGTCGCGGGGTGGTGCTGTCAGAGTTCGGCAAGCGGATTTTCCCGCACATTGAGCTTCTGCTTGCTCAGTCGGCGCGACTCAATGATGAAGTCCGGAACGCGGCCGGTATTCCGTTCGGGGTGGTACGTATCGGCGTCCTCCCCTCTATGACGCGCCGGCTCGTTCCCGCCTTATTTGCCGACCTGCGCGCGAGCGCACCGGGCGTTCGCTTGCGCGTGACGGAAGGCTTCAGCGGCCAACTCGATGAGCAGCTGGAATCCGGCCACCTCGATATCGCAGTCATTAACCGCTATGGTCCTGGACCGCGGCAGGCCGAGGATATCCTGGCGACTGTTTCAACTTACCTGGTATGTCCGCCCCAGCATGCCTTGGCTGGCGAGCCGACTGTCGCCTTCCATCGACTGGATGGCGTACCACTGGTCCTGCCGCCTACGCCAAATGGCCTTCGCTCCATCCTTGACCAACATGCGCGCCAGCAAGGCATTGTCCTTGACGTCGCGCTTGAGGTGGAGTCGCTCAACACCATGAAGGAAGTCGCCTTGTGCGGGCATGCCATGACGATCCTGCCTTTGCTTGCCGTCGATGACGAAGTGGCTGAGGGCCGGCTGGCAGCGGTCGAGATCGTCGACCCCGACCTGCTCAGGTCAATCGCGCTCGGCGTCACGCAGCACCACCCGCTGTCCCGTGCGGCCCGGCTGGTTCTTTCCCGGCTTCGCGCATTGGTGCCACGTGTCGCAAGCGCGAAACCTGCATGA
- a CDS encoding Bug family tripartite tricarboxylate transporter substrate binding protein codes for MPHFSALLSAFRRPLCALMLAAGPLAFGALAGAATGYPTKPIRLVVPFPAGGPTDAMARLIGQHLSQQLGQPVVIDNRGGAGGTIATEAVAQAAPDGYTLFFSTTGTMAINPVLYRSLKVDPLKSFEAVGSVASTVNVLVVPNSLPVSNIKDLMALARQKPGTLTFGSAGNGSSNHLSGELFKSMAGIDIVHVPYKGSAAAFTDLLGGRISMMFDTVSSQVQYIGSGKVKALGVTGTKRSDALPKVPTIAEAGLPSFDVTIWFGLSAPKGTTPEVIRRLNSELQTVLAQAEVQSQLAALGARPLPGTPADFSTLIQHDAGKWSPVVKASGATLD; via the coding sequence ATGCCCCATTTTTCCGCATTACTCAGCGCATTCCGGCGACCGCTGTGCGCGCTGATGCTTGCCGCGGGCCCACTCGCATTTGGTGCCTTGGCCGGTGCTGCCACCGGGTATCCCACCAAGCCGATCCGCCTGGTCGTGCCCTTCCCGGCGGGCGGCCCCACCGATGCCATGGCGCGGCTGATCGGCCAGCACCTGTCGCAGCAGCTTGGGCAGCCAGTAGTGATCGACAACCGCGGCGGGGCGGGCGGCACCATCGCCACCGAAGCGGTCGCGCAGGCGGCGCCCGACGGCTACACGTTGTTCTTTTCCACCACGGGCACCATGGCGATCAACCCGGTGCTCTATCGCTCGCTGAAGGTGGATCCGCTCAAGTCGTTCGAGGCCGTGGGCTCGGTAGCCTCGACGGTAAACGTGCTGGTGGTCCCGAACAGCTTGCCGGTCAGCAACATCAAGGACCTGATGGCGTTAGCCAGGCAGAAGCCGGGCACGCTGACATTCGGTTCGGCTGGCAACGGCAGCTCCAATCACCTGTCGGGCGAGCTCTTCAAATCGATGGCCGGCATCGATATCGTCCATGTGCCATACAAGGGGTCGGCAGCGGCGTTCACCGACCTGCTCGGCGGTCGCATCTCGATGATGTTCGATACGGTATCGAGCCAGGTGCAGTACATCGGCAGCGGCAAGGTCAAGGCGCTGGGCGTCACGGGCACCAAGCGCTCGGATGCGCTGCCCAAGGTGCCAACGATTGCGGAAGCTGGCCTGCCCAGCTTCGACGTAACGATTTGGTTCGGGCTGTCCGCGCCAAAAGGCACCACGCCAGAAGTGATCCGCCGCCTCAACAGCGAACTGCAGACTGTGCTCGCACAGGCCGAGGTACAGAGCCAGCTGGCCGCGCTTGGCGCGCGCCCCTTGCCTGGCACGCCGGCTGATTTCTCCACGCTGATCCAGCATGACGCCGGCAAGTGGTCGCCGGTGGTTAAGGCCTCGGGAGCGACCCTTGACTGA
- a CDS encoding acetate--CoA ligase family protein, protein MTPASGRRWLRPRERPLTETFNALFAPASVAVVGASDNPNKVGGRPVHYMRTFGYTGEVFPVNPARDTIQGYRAYPDLGAIGKTPDAVVIAVSGDATLEQVRQCGAAGVKAAVIMASGFAETGTAGRERQQELVSVANASGMRLVGPNAQGTANFASGAVLNFSTMFMEVAPKDGPIAIISQSGAASVMPYALLRQAGYGVRYLVATGNDADLDACAMAAAVAEDPEVRLILVYLESISDPAQLARAADVARARGASIVAIKAGNSRRGAQAAASHTGALVGNDAAIDAFLARHGIWRAGDIGELVRAVPLYLQGRAPGQGRTVVMSHSGAVGVMAADLAEQQALPLTDLQPATLRELGTILPEFGTASNPLDMTAALLGKGDMFPRVLHALAADPQADMVMVGIPVAGPGYDVEALARDAAAFSGHYGKPLVASAPQQTVREVFARHGVPAFVTEADAIAALAQYAAHHQLNAVALTSPRLEPCPLDGRGMQDEARSLSLLAEAGVPVVPYRFCASVDEAVTAFSALGGVPVVVKGCAAAVPHKSEHGLVHLRLTDAAGVAHAAQDCFDKLQRLGVASPRVVVATMVKGRHEFALGVSIDPVFGPLVMIGEGGTLLELRKDIVTLLAPFSADDVKAACARLRLAPLFEGYRDIPALDLEALASAAVALGNWALRHRTALKSVDINPLMVMAAGEGVSAVDAVVELQGA, encoded by the coding sequence ATGACGCCGGCAAGTGGTCGCCGGTGGTTAAGGCCTCGGGAGCGACCCTTGACTGAAACTTTCAACGCATTGTTCGCGCCCGCATCGGTGGCCGTCGTCGGCGCCTCGGACAATCCCAACAAGGTAGGTGGCCGGCCGGTGCACTACATGCGCACGTTTGGCTACACCGGTGAAGTCTTCCCTGTGAATCCGGCGCGAGACACCATACAGGGCTATCGCGCGTATCCGGATCTCGGAGCCATTGGCAAGACGCCGGACGCAGTCGTCATTGCCGTGTCAGGCGATGCCACGCTGGAGCAGGTGCGGCAATGCGGCGCGGCCGGTGTCAAGGCGGCGGTGATCATGGCGTCGGGGTTTGCCGAGACCGGCACGGCCGGCCGGGAGCGCCAGCAGGAACTGGTGAGCGTAGCCAACGCCAGCGGGATGCGGCTCGTAGGCCCGAATGCACAGGGCACGGCGAACTTCGCCAGTGGGGCGGTCCTGAACTTCTCCACGATGTTCATGGAGGTTGCGCCAAAGGATGGACCGATAGCGATCATTAGCCAGAGTGGCGCGGCGAGCGTCATGCCCTATGCGCTTTTGCGGCAGGCCGGCTACGGCGTGCGCTATCTGGTGGCCACCGGCAACGACGCGGACCTTGATGCCTGCGCAATGGCTGCAGCCGTGGCGGAGGATCCCGAAGTGCGGCTGATCCTCGTCTACCTGGAATCGATCTCGGACCCCGCACAGCTTGCTCGGGCTGCGGACGTAGCGCGAGCACGCGGGGCCAGCATTGTGGCGATCAAGGCCGGCAACAGCCGGCGTGGTGCCCAGGCGGCGGCCTCCCATACCGGCGCACTGGTTGGTAACGACGCAGCCATCGACGCATTCCTTGCCCGCCACGGTATCTGGCGCGCGGGCGATATCGGCGAACTGGTCCGTGCCGTCCCCCTTTATCTGCAGGGCCGGGCGCCAGGGCAGGGCCGCACGGTGGTGATGAGCCACAGCGGCGCCGTTGGCGTGATGGCGGCCGATTTGGCCGAACAGCAAGCGCTGCCGCTCACCGACCTGCAGCCTGCAACGCTGCGCGAACTGGGCACGATCCTCCCTGAATTCGGCACCGCCAGCAATCCGCTCGACATGACGGCGGCCTTGCTGGGCAAGGGCGATATGTTCCCGCGCGTGCTGCATGCGCTGGCAGCCGACCCGCAGGCAGACATGGTGATGGTTGGCATTCCGGTGGCGGGCCCAGGTTACGACGTTGAGGCGTTGGCCCGCGATGCCGCCGCGTTCAGCGGGCATTACGGCAAGCCGCTTGTCGCCAGCGCTCCGCAGCAGACCGTGCGCGAGGTGTTTGCACGCCATGGCGTACCGGCGTTTGTCACCGAAGCGGACGCCATCGCGGCGCTGGCGCAGTATGCCGCCCACCATCAGTTGAACGCTGTCGCCCTCACATCGCCGCGCCTGGAGCCATGTCCGCTCGACGGTCGCGGCATGCAGGATGAAGCAAGGAGCCTGTCGCTGCTTGCCGAAGCAGGCGTGCCGGTGGTGCCATACCGCTTCTGCGCGAGCGTCGACGAGGCTGTGACGGCGTTCAGCGCATTGGGTGGCGTGCCTGTGGTGGTCAAGGGCTGCGCAGCAGCCGTGCCGCACAAGAGCGAGCACGGCCTCGTGCATCTTCGCCTGACCGATGCCGCCGGCGTCGCCCACGCCGCGCAGGACTGTTTCGACAAGCTGCAGCGGCTTGGCGTGGCATCGCCGCGCGTGGTGGTCGCGACGATGGTCAAGGGGCGCCATGAGTTCGCGCTAGGCGTATCGATCGACCCCGTGTTCGGCCCGCTGGTGATGATCGGCGAGGGGGGGACGCTGCTCGAACTGCGCAAGGACATCGTCACGCTGTTGGCGCCCTTTAGCGCCGATGACGTAAAGGCAGCCTGTGCGCGGTTGCGGCTGGCGCCGTTGTTCGAGGGCTACCGCGATATCCCGGCGCTCGATCTCGAAGCACTGGCGTCTGCCGCCGTCGCACTCGGCAACTGGGCGTTGCGTCATCGCACGGCGCTGAAATCGGTCGACATCAACCCGCTGATGGTGATGGCTGCTGGCGAAGGGGTCAGCGCCGTCGACGCCGTCGTGGAACTGCAGGGAGCCTGA
- a CDS encoding enoyl-CoA hydratase/isomerase family protein — translation MEAIRIEQDRDISIVTLDRPARMNAVNDVLRGQLIDALSRLNADPAVRAIVLNGAGERAFCAGQDLEEAAGVTWQQIVPWLNRQRAMYQAVRDLDKPCVAAVRGVAAGAGFQLALCADWRLATPDSRWGQPEVKAGLASIVGSYLMTLHVGHTHNVQMSLSGELISGQRAFDVGLVTGLSSESDLMATAVARARSLGALPPTAMRLSKQRFRAMTQPGFDEACIAGIRAQLECYADGEPQRVMAGFLDKRNSRES, via the coding sequence GTGGAAGCCATACGGATTGAACAGGATCGCGACATCAGCATCGTCACACTTGACCGCCCCGCGCGAATGAATGCGGTCAACGATGTCCTGCGAGGCCAGTTGATTGACGCGCTAAGCCGCCTCAATGCGGACCCCGCGGTGCGCGCCATCGTGCTGAACGGTGCCGGGGAGCGCGCATTCTGCGCCGGGCAGGATCTTGAAGAAGCGGCAGGCGTGACATGGCAGCAAATCGTGCCCTGGCTGAACCGGCAACGGGCCATGTACCAGGCCGTGCGCGACCTCGATAAGCCCTGCGTGGCCGCCGTACGCGGCGTGGCCGCGGGAGCGGGTTTTCAACTCGCCCTGTGCGCTGATTGGCGCTTGGCCACGCCGGATAGCCGCTGGGGCCAGCCTGAAGTGAAGGCAGGACTGGCAAGCATCGTCGGTTCGTACCTGATGACGCTGCACGTCGGGCACACCCACAACGTACAGATGTCGCTGTCCGGCGAATTGATCAGCGGCCAGCGAGCCTTCGATGTCGGGCTGGTGACCGGACTTAGCAGTGAATCGGACCTCATGGCGACGGCCGTTGCCCGCGCCCGGTCGCTCGGTGCATTGCCGCCGACGGCCATGCGCCTGTCCAAGCAACGTTTCCGGGCGATGACGCAACCGGGTTTTGACGAAGCTTGCATCGCCGGGATTCGGGCGCAGCTGGAGTGCTACGCCGATGGTGAGCCGCAGCGCGTGATGGCCGGATTCCTGGACAAACGTAACTCAAGGGAATCATAG
- a CDS encoding aldehyde dehydrogenase family protein: MKQLSEHYIGGERSPIRSNETILVCDAATEAPLVEVRLGDTDDVAEAVAAARRALPAWHGIGATLRASYLRALADVLETSAAELAHDISREVGMPLKLSRRIQVDAPIAAWRATAALAETFSFVSTVGNSRVTMTPVGVVAAITPWNYPLHQITAKLAPALLAGCTVVLKPSELAPSVTGRLIAACEAAKLPAGVLNIVSGGAVAGEALVSHPDVQMVSFTGSTAVGRKVAALAARDMKRLSMELGGKSAAVVLPGADLAKAVKATVSSCFLNSGQTCSATTRLIVAREDYALCRQLLADAAAAMRLGDPADPDTRIGPLLSAQQRDRVRAHIAEAQQAGFDLIAGGVDAPVPDAGYFVAPTIFGNVAPDSRLANEEIFGPVLAVLTYETVDEGVTLANATPYGLAAAVWAADDATGMTVANDLRAGQVDVNGARFNPAAPFGGFGMSGVGREGGVYGLEEFLEPKSIQLP; the protein is encoded by the coding sequence GTGAAACAGTTGTCCGAACACTATATTGGCGGTGAGCGCAGCCCGATCCGCAGCAACGAAACGATTCTGGTCTGCGATGCCGCGACCGAAGCTCCCTTGGTCGAGGTTCGTCTTGGCGATACCGATGACGTTGCTGAGGCGGTCGCGGCGGCCAGGAGGGCACTGCCGGCTTGGCATGGCATCGGTGCAACACTGCGGGCATCGTATCTGCGAGCACTGGCCGACGTACTGGAAACGTCCGCCGCAGAGCTCGCGCACGACATCTCCCGTGAAGTCGGCATGCCGCTCAAGCTGTCTCGGCGGATCCAGGTCGACGCGCCGATCGCCGCGTGGCGCGCCACGGCGGCGCTAGCGGAGACGTTTTCGTTTGTCAGCACGGTCGGCAATTCGCGTGTCACGATGACCCCTGTCGGCGTGGTGGCGGCGATTACGCCATGGAACTACCCCCTGCACCAGATTACTGCCAAGCTGGCACCAGCATTACTGGCTGGCTGCACGGTCGTGCTCAAGCCGTCGGAGTTGGCACCATCGGTGACCGGGCGACTGATCGCCGCCTGCGAAGCGGCAAAGCTGCCGGCTGGCGTCCTCAACATTGTTTCGGGTGGTGCGGTTGCTGGTGAGGCGCTGGTGTCGCACCCCGATGTCCAGATGGTGTCGTTCACAGGCTCCACGGCGGTGGGACGCAAGGTGGCCGCGCTGGCTGCCCGTGATATGAAGCGCCTGTCGATGGAACTTGGCGGCAAGTCCGCAGCCGTGGTGCTTCCTGGCGCTGACCTGGCGAAGGCGGTCAAGGCGACTGTCAGTTCTTGCTTTCTCAACTCGGGACAGACCTGCAGTGCGACGACCCGGCTGATTGTTGCGCGTGAGGACTACGCGCTTTGCAGGCAGTTGCTTGCCGATGCGGCGGCAGCGATGCGGCTTGGTGATCCAGCCGATCCGGATACGCGCATCGGCCCCTTGTTGTCGGCGCAGCAACGTGACCGCGTGCGGGCGCATATTGCGGAGGCACAGCAAGCAGGGTTCGATCTCATCGCTGGCGGAGTTGACGCACCGGTGCCGGACGCAGGCTATTTCGTTGCCCCGACAATCTTCGGCAACGTTGCTCCCGACAGCCGCCTGGCAAACGAGGAGATCTTCGGTCCGGTGCTTGCGGTATTGACCTATGAGACGGTTGACGAGGGCGTCACCTTAGCCAACGCCACACCCTATGGACTGGCGGCGGCGGTCTGGGCCGCGGACGACGCCACGGGTATGACTGTGGCCAATGACCTGCGGGCAGGGCAGGTCGACGTCAATGGTGCACGGTTTAACCCAGCGGCGCCGTTCGGGGGCTTTGGCATGTCCGGTGTCGGGCGAGAAGGGGGCGTCTATGGGCTCGAAGAGTTCCTGGAGCCGAAATCGATTCAGCTTCCGTAA
- a CDS encoding enoyl-CoA hydratase — translation MESQITVTRAGKSEHIAVVTMNRPDKLNALTKVMEAELRDTMEAADRDDNVRVVVLTGAGKGFCAGMDINELEVLPPGDIRAEQWMRPFDMNRRADYQTRYGYFPAMRKPVISAINGAAAGLGLVFALYSDMRFASSSAAFSTAFSRRGLIAEHGISWLLPRVVGPGHAADLLYSARKVLAEEALRIGLVDRVFDPDALMAQTLHYADDLAQNVSPRSIRVMKQQLWEQPFQSLADATRMANAEMFDSIQSEDFTEGVAHFIERRPAKFTGR, via the coding sequence ATGGAAAGCCAGATTACCGTTACTCGCGCCGGCAAGAGCGAGCACATTGCCGTCGTCACGATGAACCGCCCCGACAAGCTCAACGCGCTGACCAAGGTCATGGAGGCGGAACTACGCGACACGATGGAAGCTGCTGACCGCGACGATAACGTCCGTGTGGTGGTGCTGACCGGCGCAGGTAAGGGCTTCTGCGCAGGGATGGACATCAATGAACTTGAAGTGCTCCCGCCGGGCGACATCCGCGCCGAGCAATGGATGCGGCCGTTTGACATGAACCGGCGAGCCGATTACCAGACCCGATATGGTTATTTCCCTGCGATGCGAAAGCCGGTGATTTCTGCCATTAATGGCGCAGCTGCCGGGTTGGGCCTGGTATTTGCCCTATACAGTGACATGCGCTTTGCCAGCAGCAGCGCCGCGTTCAGCACCGCTTTCTCTCGCCGGGGCCTGATTGCCGAACACGGTATCTCGTGGCTGCTGCCGCGCGTGGTGGGCCCCGGCCATGCAGCCGACCTGCTGTATTCCGCGCGCAAGGTGCTGGCGGAAGAAGCCTTGCGGATCGGGCTGGTGGACCGTGTGTTTGATCCGGATGCGCTGATGGCGCAGACGCTCCACTATGCCGACGATCTTGCCCAGAACGTCTCGCCACGTTCCATCCGGGTGATGAAGCAGCAGTTGTGGGAGCAACCCTTCCAGTCGCTGGCCGACGCCACGCGCATGGCCAACGCAGAAATGTTCGACAGCATCCAGAGCGAAGATTTCACCGAGGGCGTCGCACATTTTATTGAGCGTCGCCCAGCGAAATTCACGGGAAGGTGA
- a CDS encoding HU family DNA-binding protein gives MATKAKPVAKTATKTAAKKAAPAKKAATAKPAAPAKKPAAAAPVAKPLKDTFNKSSLLAHLVAQTELDKKTVQTVLAHLENTMVSAIHKKGAGEFTFPGLFKVSAIQVPATKKRFGKNPFTGQEQWFAAKPASVKVKVRAMKKLKDAAA, from the coding sequence ATGGCCACGAAAGCGAAACCCGTAGCAAAGACTGCAACGAAGACCGCAGCGAAAAAAGCTGCCCCGGCTAAGAAGGCTGCGACAGCAAAGCCGGCCGCTCCTGCCAAGAAGCCTGCTGCCGCGGCCCCGGTCGCAAAGCCGCTGAAGGACACCTTCAACAAGTCGAGCCTCCTTGCCCACCTGGTCGCCCAGACCGAACTGGACAAAAAGACCGTTCAAACCGTTCTGGCCCACCTGGAAAACACCATGGTGAGCGCGATCCACAAGAAGGGCGCCGGCGAATTCACCTTCCCCGGCCTGTTCAAGGTCTCGGCTATCCAGGTCCCGGCCACGAAGAAGCGCTTCGGCAAGAATCCGTTCACGGGCCAGGAGCAGTGGTTCGCCGCCAAGCCGGCCAGCGTGAAGGTGAAGGTTCGCGCAATGAAAAAGCTGAAGGACGCTGCAGCGTAA